A part of Chloracidobacterium sp. genomic DNA contains:
- a CDS encoding RNA polymerase sigma factor, producing the protein MKPLAAPFSSPPTPAAPPTDAEVARAVLAGHVELFRLLVERHQRRVFNLAYRMTGNRSDAEDIAQDVFVKLYEHLARYDAAQPLENWLMRIASNYTLNWLEKNARRTQRTTTLDSDDERQSPLPTPDPSPSAPATLERREVGMRLLAALQTLPVNQRLVVVLRYLDDLSVEEIAALLGAPKNTVKTWLARGRDALRIRLGDLTLE; encoded by the coding sequence ATGAAGCCGCTTGCCGCGCCGTTTTCGTCGCCGCCAACGCCGGCCGCGCCGCCGACCGACGCGGAAGTGGCGCGGGCGGTGCTGGCCGGCCATGTCGAGCTGTTTCGTCTGCTGGTCGAGCGTCATCAGCGGCGGGTGTTCAACTTGGCCTACCGGATGACGGGCAACCGCAGCGACGCCGAGGACATCGCGCAGGACGTTTTTGTGAAGCTTTACGAGCATCTTGCCCGCTACGACGCCGCGCAGCCGTTGGAAAACTGGCTGATGCGGATCGCAAGCAACTATACGTTGAACTGGCTTGAAAAAAACGCCCGGCGCACACAGCGAACGACGACGCTGGACAGCGACGACGAGCGCCAATCGCCCTTGCCGACGCCCGATCCGTCGCCGTCGGCACCGGCGACGCTGGAACGACGCGAAGTCGGAATGCGCCTGCTGGCGGCGTTGCAGACCCTGCCGGTCAATCAACGTTTGGTCGTTGTTTTGCGCTACCTTGACGACCTCTCCGTGGAAGAGATTGCGGCGCTGCTGGGCGCGCCGAAGAATACCGTCAAGACTTGGCTGGCGCGCGGACGCGACGCGCTGCGCATCCGGCTTGGGGACTTGACTCTGGAGTGA
- the bshB1 gene encoding bacillithiol biosynthesis deacetylase BshB1: MTYPQVAATVSAVDVLAIGAHPDDVELAMAGTLLKLAAQGYRIGLVDASRAELATRGTPEQRAAEATEAARRLDATFRINLGWPDGRFTLNDEARRALVRVIRRARPTLVFTHHPDEEHPDHRRLAQLTAEAVHHARLARYDAESELERWRTRALIHFLPPLNPNIAPTFLVDISAQFAAKYEIISAYASQLHRPGDREPQTYLSAPDFLRQRRAADIYRGSLIGTAAAEGFVTVAPLPVADPVRLFTET; this comes from the coding sequence ATGACCTATCCGCAGGTGGCCGCGACGGTTTCAGCGGTAGATGTTCTGGCGATTGGCGCGCATCCCGATGATGTGGAACTGGCCATGGCTGGGACGCTGCTAAAACTAGCGGCGCAGGGCTACCGCATTGGCCTCGTGGACGCCAGCCGGGCCGAACTGGCGACGCGCGGGACGCCGGAGCAGCGGGCGGCGGAAGCGACGGAAGCCGCACGACGGCTGGATGCGACGTTTCGTATCAACTTGGGCTGGCCTGATGGGCGGTTTACCCTCAACGACGAGGCACGGCGCGCCTTGGTGCGGGTCATCCGGCGGGCGCGGCCGACGCTGGTGTTTACGCATCACCCGGACGAAGAACACCCCGACCACCGGCGGCTGGCGCAGTTGACGGCGGAGGCCGTCCACCACGCGCGATTGGCTCGGTATGACGCCGAAAGCGAACTGGAGCGGTGGCGTACACGGGCGCTGATTCACTTCCTGCCGCCGCTCAATCCGAACATAGCGCCGACGTTTCTCGTGGACATCAGCGCCCAGTTTGCGGCGAAGTACGAGATCATCAGCGCCTACGCCTCGCAGCTCCATCGGCCGGGCGACCGCGAACCGCAGACCTACCTTTCCGCGCCGGACTTCCTCCGCCAACGCCGCGCAGCCGACATTTATCGCGGCAGCCTGATTGGGACGGCCGCCGCCGAAGGCTTTGTCACCGTTGCGCCATTGCCGGTCGCCGACCCGGTGCGACTTTTCACGGAAACATAG
- the msrB gene encoding peptide-methionine (R)-S-oxide reductase MsrB, translating to MKSFPIQKDEAEWQALLTPEQYYVTRLKGTERAFTGKLYWEKRTGTYHCVACGAPLFSSETKYDSGSGWPSFWAPISPDAIVTELDLSYGMRRIEVMCAQCGSHLGHVFDDGPRETTGLRYCINSISMDFRPAEDA from the coding sequence ATGAAATCGTTTCCCATTCAGAAAGACGAAGCCGAATGGCAAGCCCTACTCACGCCCGAACAATACTACGTTACCCGCCTGAAGGGTACGGAACGTGCCTTTACCGGCAAGCTGTACTGGGAGAAGCGTACCGGCACATACCACTGCGTCGCTTGCGGCGCGCCGCTGTTTAGCTCTGAAACGAAGTATGATTCGGGTTCGGGCTGGCCGAGCTTTTGGGCGCCGATTTCACCTGACGCCATTGTGACCGAACTTGACCTTAGCTACGGCATGCGCCGCATTGAGGTCATGTGCGCCCAGTGTGGTTCACATCTCGGCCACGTCTTTGACGACGGCCCGCGTGAAACAACGGGGCTGCGGTACTGCATCAACTCGATTTCGATGGATTTTAGGCCGGCTGAAGACGCATGA
- the waaC gene encoding lipopolysaccharide heptosyltransferase I, translated as MHILIVKLSSIGDVVHAMPAVAALRRAFPAARLTWVVERVAAPLVLDAPGLDEVVVLDTRRWRRRWRARETYVQLATCLTALRRRPVDAALDFQGLMKSAVVTWCSRAQRRIGFATEALRERLGRWAYTEQVPVERGEHVIRRNLRLAAALGAPVPETYEFLLPSLEVERERVAAQLAAHGVTGAFALLNPGGGWVTKRWPPANFGRLAEVLWMRHGLASVVSYGPGEEPLAQEVCATAQRAPIASFPTTLREYLALAQRAAVFVGGDTGPLHLAAAAGTPIVGLYGPTAAERNGPFSPHDRVVGLDLSCRMDCHRRTCRRHICMDISVAVVAEAVEARLRAAGVG; from the coding sequence ATGCACATTCTCATCGTCAAGTTGAGCAGCATTGGAGATGTTGTTCACGCAATGCCGGCGGTTGCGGCGCTAAGGCGGGCGTTTCCGGCGGCGCGGCTGACGTGGGTTGTGGAGCGGGTCGCTGCGCCGTTGGTGCTGGACGCGCCGGGTCTGGATGAGGTGGTGGTGCTGGATACGCGCCGGTGGCGACGCCGGTGGCGCGCCCGTGAAACATACGTCCAACTGGCGACGTGCTTGACGGCGTTGCGGCGGCGGCCGGTGGATGCAGCGCTGGATTTTCAGGGTCTGATGAAATCGGCCGTTGTGACGTGGTGCTCGCGGGCGCAGCGGCGCATCGGTTTTGCCACCGAGGCGCTCCGGGAGCGGCTGGGGCGATGGGCGTACACTGAGCAGGTCCCTGTCGAACGGGGTGAGCACGTGATTCGGCGAAATTTGCGGCTGGCGGCTGCGCTGGGCGCGCCGGTGCCGGAAACTTACGAGTTTCTCCTGCCGTCACTGGAAGTTGAACGCGAGCGAGTGGCGGCGCAGCTGGCGGCCCACGGGGTAACGGGAGCGTTCGCTTTGCTCAATCCGGGCGGCGGTTGGGTAACGAAACGCTGGCCGCCGGCAAATTTTGGACGGTTGGCCGAGGTTCTCTGGATGCGGCACGGCCTAGCGAGTGTCGTATCGTATGGCCCCGGCGAAGAGCCGCTGGCGCAGGAGGTCTGCGCGACGGCGCAGCGTGCACCGATTGCGTCGTTTCCAACGACATTGCGTGAGTATTTGGCGTTGGCGCAACGGGCGGCGGTGTTTGTCGGCGGCGACACCGGACCGCTACATTTGGCGGCGGCGGCGGGAACGCCGATTGTGGGGCTTTATGGGCCGACAGCGGCTGAACGGAACGGGCCATTTTCACCCCACGACAGAGTCGTTGGTCTTGACCTGTCCTGCCGTATGGATTGCCATCGGCGGACGTGTCGGCGGCACATCTGCATGGATATTTCCGTTGCCGTCGTAGCTGAAGCCGTGGAAGCCCGTTTGCGCGCCGCCGGCGTTGGGTGA
- a CDS encoding DUF1800 domain-containing protein, with protein MLTRRRFLALSTVSTVAGLTGCRASHLRWLEPSPPPPAAASEAELRHAARLLNRFAYGATPAEVARVAAMGADTFLEEQLAPDTIPDWKAAWLVRRIEALQLDAPGVFDFTNAELIAELRRAAILRAVYSRRALYETMVEFWNDFFSIYAEKGDGGRLLLIHDRTAVRPYALGKFADLLRATATSPAMLVYLDGRANTRGNPNENYARELLELHTLGVDGGYTQQDVREASRALTGLRVREGFRRGQVFIAEDLHDDRPKTVLGVTLDGGRAEADLEALLARVTAHPATAENVARRLCRRFVADAPSAALVSAVAAQFLRSGGDIRATLQTLARSDELRLAPPKFKRPYSFAIASLRLLAADTDGGPALQKRLSALGQLPFDCPTPDGFPDDERRWRSGLPARWNFALALTQGGIRGTRVICGDVAPDETARMVWGRELSLEERRALDALPSEAERAALLLCAPDAQYG; from the coding sequence ATGCTTACGCGCCGTCGCTTTCTCGCGCTTTCCACCGTTTCAACCGTCGCCGGCCTGACCGGTTGCCGCGCGTCGCATCTCCGATGGCTTGAGCCGTCCCCGCCGCCGCCCGCCGCCGCTTCCGAAGCGGAACTGCGACACGCCGCGCGATTGCTCAACCGCTTCGCCTATGGCGCCACGCCCGCCGAAGTCGCCCGCGTCGCCGCCATGGGCGCGGACACCTTCCTCGAAGAGCAACTCGCGCCCGATACGATCCCCGATTGGAAGGCCGCTTGGCTCGTCCGGCGCATCGAAGCCCTCCAGCTTGACGCGCCGGGCGTCTTTGATTTCACCAACGCCGAACTCATCGCCGAACTCCGCCGCGCCGCCATTCTCCGGGCGGTCTACAGTCGGCGGGCGCTCTACGAGACGATGGTCGAGTTTTGGAACGACTTCTTCAGCATCTACGCCGAAAAAGGCGACGGCGGGCGGTTGCTGCTAATTCACGACCGAACGGCCGTCCGGCCGTACGCGCTGGGGAAATTCGCGGATTTGCTGCGCGCCACGGCGACGAGTCCGGCGATGCTGGTCTATCTTGACGGCCGCGCCAATACGCGCGGCAATCCGAACGAAAACTACGCGCGCGAGCTGCTGGAACTCCATACGCTGGGCGTGGACGGCGGCTACACGCAGCAGGATGTACGCGAGGCGTCCCGCGCGCTGACCGGCCTGCGCGTCCGCGAAGGCTTTCGACGCGGACAGGTCTTCATCGCCGAGGACCTCCACGACGACCGGCCCAAAACCGTGCTGGGCGTCACGCTGGACGGCGGCCGCGCCGAAGCCGATTTGGAAGCCCTGCTGGCGCGCGTCACCGCGCATCCGGCGACGGCCGAAAACGTCGCGCGCCGTTTGTGTCGGCGTTTCGTGGCGGATGCGCCGTCGGCGGCGCTGGTTTCCGCCGTCGCCGCGCAGTTTCTCCGCAGCGGCGGCGACATTCGGGCGACGCTTCAAACGTTGGCGCGCTCGGATGAACTGCGCCTTGCTCCGCCCAAGTTCAAGCGCCCGTACAGTTTCGCCATCGCGTCGCTGCGGCTTTTGGCGGCCGACACCGACGGCGGGCCGGCGCTCCAGAAGCGTCTTTCCGCGCTGGGGCAGCTACCCTTCGATTGCCCGACGCCGGACGGCTTCCCCGACGACGAGCGCCGGTGGCGGTCGGGGCTACCGGCGCGGTGGAACTTCGCGCTGGCGTTGACGCAGGGCGGCATACGCGGCACGCGCGTCATTTGCGGCGACGTAGCCCCCGACGAAACGGCGCGGATGGTCTGGGGACGGGAACTGTCGTTGGAAGAGCGCCGCGCGCTGGACGCGCTGCCGTCGGAAGCCGAACGCGCGGCGCTGCTGCTGTGCGCGCCGGATGCGCAGTACGGTTGA
- a CDS encoding histidine triad nucleotide-binding protein encodes MADTDNIFLKIARGEAPADIVYDDELCVAFRDIHPQAPTHILIIPRTPMESLNDASQSDEAVLGHLLRIAAKIANKVGIAETGYRIVINTGPDAGQSVFQLHVHLLGGRRLGWPPG; translated from the coding sequence ATGGCTGATACGGACAATATTTTTCTCAAGATTGCGCGCGGCGAGGCTCCGGCGGATATCGTGTATGACGACGAACTGTGTGTCGCTTTTCGTGATATTCACCCGCAAGCGCCGACCCATATTCTCATCATTCCACGGACGCCGATGGAGTCACTCAACGACGCTTCGCAAAGCGACGAAGCCGTTCTGGGCCATCTTTTACGGATCGCGGCGAAGATCGCCAACAAGGTCGGCATCGCTGAAACAGGCTACCGCATCGTGATCAACACCGGCCCTGACGCTGGGCAGTCTGTGTTTCAACTTCATGTCCATTTGTTGGGTGGGCGTCGGCTGGGGTGGCCGCCCGGGTAG
- a CDS encoding M91 family zinc metallopeptidase has product MRVAARPAQSVSHASSTPAPDVIKLEMRSAVAQQPSSAGQVGASRLGDLQVFGQTVKARLTQAANSSPTQTAGFSREATVTRVGGQIVIDTGDGDDQIQVTQDARTGDVTVSVNGESRTFTGRDRNNLVIRAGAGNDVIRVDPGVTVNLRLFGGDGDDVITGGSGHDRIDGGAGNDRINGGAGNDYIYGGDGNDTIQGGDGNDTVYGGRGDDTIFGNAGNDYLEGGEGKDAIYGGAGNDVLSGGLGDDQLFGGAGDDAIYAGQGKDSISGGTGSNKLYVQNDDTVQAAPRGASNQVITVELTGNPGGTGVIVRGSDEFRQRVMDDLEMLRSSPAGRQMLASFDAARQRDGVTVTIEEITEDNGYAARSRGSNPFLDPATGRRGTPTNATIGYNPTFAPTFEFADGSAAYTPPVVVLYHEMAHAYDYTHGTLRPGTYQGVDTADRGRVPNLERVAVGVPLDHDNDPRTPEQRDDANHPYVLTENGIREEMNLQLRRSYMLARLSGF; this is encoded by the coding sequence ATGCGAGTTGCTGCCAGACCAGCTCAATCCGTTAGCCACGCTTCTTCCACACCTGCGCCGGATGTCATCAAGCTTGAGATGCGTTCGGCGGTTGCTCAACAACCATCATCCGCCGGACAAGTCGGCGCCAGCCGATTGGGTGACCTGCAAGTGTTTGGTCAAACCGTCAAAGCACGGCTGACCCAAGCCGCCAACTCATCGCCGACGCAGACGGCCGGCTTCTCGCGCGAGGCAACCGTGACGCGCGTCGGCGGCCAAATCGTCATTGATACTGGCGATGGCGACGACCAGATTCAGGTGACGCAAGACGCCCGCACCGGTGACGTGACTGTTTCGGTCAACGGCGAATCACGCACCTTTACTGGTCGGGATCGCAATAACCTCGTCATCCGGGCTGGAGCAGGGAACGATGTCATCCGGGTTGATCCGGGCGTGACCGTCAACCTGCGGCTCTTCGGCGGCGACGGCGACGATGTCATCACCGGCGGTAGCGGCCACGACCGAATTGACGGCGGCGCAGGCAATGACCGGATCAACGGCGGTGCGGGTAACGACTACATCTACGGTGGCGACGGCAACGACACCATTCAAGGCGGCGACGGCAACGACACTGTGTACGGCGGGCGGGGCGACGATACGATCTTCGGCAACGCTGGCAATGATTATCTTGAAGGCGGTGAGGGTAAGGACGCGATCTACGGCGGGGCCGGCAATGACGTACTCTCCGGCGGGTTGGGCGATGACCAACTCTTCGGTGGCGCGGGCGACGATGCCATCTACGCTGGGCAGGGCAAGGACAGCATCAGCGGCGGTACGGGCAGCAACAAGCTCTACGTGCAGAACGACGACACCGTACAGGCAGCGCCGCGCGGCGCAAGCAATCAGGTGATCACGGTTGAGTTGACAGGCAATCCGGGCGGCACGGGCGTCATTGTGCGCGGCTCGGATGAGTTCCGGCAGCGCGTGATGGACGACCTCGAAATGCTCCGTTCGTCTCCAGCAGGTCGCCAGATGCTGGCGAGCTTTGATGCGGCGCGGCAGCGCGACGGCGTGACCGTAACGATTGAGGAAATCACCGAAGACAACGGCTATGCAGCGCGTTCGCGCGGTTCGAATCCATTTCTCGATCCGGCGACGGGCCGGCGTGGCACACCGACCAACGCCACGATTGGCTACAACCCAACCTTTGCGCCGACGTTTGAGTTCGCCGACGGCAGCGCCGCCTACACGCCGCCGGTGGTGGTGCTCTACCACGAAATGGCGCATGCCTATGACTACACGCACGGCACGCTCCGGCCCGGCACGTACCAAGGCGTAGATACGGCTGACCGTGGGCGCGTGCCGAACCTCGAACGGGTGGCAGTCGGCGTACCGCTCGACCACGACAACGACCCCCGTACGCCTGAACAGCGCGATGACGCTAACCACCCCTATGTGCTAACAGAGAACGGCATCCGCGAAGAAATGAACCTTCAGTTGCGGCGCAGCTACATGCTGGCGCGGCTGTCCGGGTTCTGA
- a CDS encoding DUF1501 domain-containing protein has translation MLVIIHLRGGADGLNMLVPFRQDAYFRARPTIAVPRDRVIPLGEVGLHPALEPLLKWYAQGDLAFWVGVGLPNATLSHFTARDDLETGGVGDGRPPTGWAARWLDLSDGEDSRRNASAKVFRAVAFGETLPRVLQGGAGVYVARRLSDLTPATTSDAFRAALNVFYGRTPLPIGDLGRGLPDALAALADDRRSDAAAAGYPATPFGEQLYDVERLYAAGVAPEVVSVELDGWDTHFFQGGVDGLHAELCRELAAGLSNFCVRLGDGLATTRVLVMTEFGRRVAENGSGGTDHGRASVMMTVGKGIRGGKVSGEWGDLRPERLDADGNLPPTVDARRVIAETLGVAADARRLTALFPGFTPSP, from the coding sequence ATGCTGGTCATCATTCACCTGCGGGGCGGCGCGGACGGTCTGAACATGCTCGTCCCGTTTCGCCAAGACGCCTATTTCCGCGCGCGCCCGACCATCGCCGTCCCGCGCGACCGCGTGATTCCGCTGGGCGAGGTCGGACTGCATCCGGCGCTGGAGCCGCTTCTCAAGTGGTACGCGCAGGGAGACCTTGCCTTCTGGGTCGGCGTCGGTCTTCCCAACGCGACGCTCTCACACTTCACGGCCCGCGACGATCTGGAAACGGGCGGCGTCGGCGATGGGCGTCCGCCGACCGGCTGGGCTGCGCGGTGGCTTGATCTGTCGGACGGGGAAGATTCGCGGAGAAACGCCTCGGCCAAGGTTTTTCGCGCCGTCGCCTTCGGCGAGACGCTGCCGCGCGTGTTGCAGGGCGGTGCGGGCGTCTATGTCGCGCGTCGCCTGTCCGATTTGACGCCGGCGACCACAAGCGACGCTTTCCGCGCGGCGCTCAATGTGTTCTACGGCCGCACACCGCTGCCGATTGGCGACCTTGGACGCGGATTGCCCGACGCCTTGGCAGCGTTGGCGGACGACCGGCGCAGCGACGCCGCTGCGGCTGGCTATCCCGCCACGCCCTTCGGGGAGCAGCTTTACGACGTGGAACGCCTATACGCCGCCGGTGTCGCGCCGGAAGTCGTCAGCGTTGAGCTTGACGGTTGGGATACGCACTTTTTTCAGGGCGGCGTGGACGGCCTGCACGCGGAGCTTTGCCGCGAACTGGCCGCCGGACTGTCCAACTTCTGCGTCCGACTGGGCGACGGTTTGGCGACGACGCGGGTGCTGGTCATGACGGAGTTCGGTCGGCGCGTCGCGGAAAACGGCAGCGGCGGCACGGATCACGGTCGGGCGAGCGTCATGATGACAGTCGGGAAGGGGATTCGCGGCGGCAAGGTCTCCGGCGAATGGGGCGACCTGCGTCCGGAGCGGCTGGACGCCGACGGCAACCTGCCGCCGACGGTTGACGCGCGCCGTGTCATTGCGGAAACGCTCGGCGTCGCCGCCGACGCGCGCCGTCTGACCGCCCTGTTTCCGGGGTTTACGCCGTCGCCATGA
- a CDS encoding serine/threonine protein kinase: MKTCPQCGRMWTDAMRYCPMDGAELPAARTASATVIAKHVTREESQPVQDAPPSPAANADPLIGQVLEGKYQIQSKIGQGATGAIYRAERINIGDCVAVKVLKPEFAEDYTAAERFRREALALGRIRHPNVIAIYDYFERPGQDNRPASIFLVMELLSGKTLRDVLRQEQVLDIRRAVRLMVQVCSALHVAHERNVIHRDLKPENIMIEQYDRRQEMVKVIDFGLARLRLTGKLIKTLTERGRVAGTPYYMAPEQWMDRPLDARTDVYALGIICYEMLTGRVPFNAENVMQLASKHVKTPPQPPIELRRDLPRGLSQAVLKALAKHPQERPATALEFADELQRGLLS; encoded by the coding sequence ATGAAAACCTGTCCTCAGTGCGGTCGGATGTGGACGGATGCCATGCGCTATTGCCCGATGGACGGTGCGGAACTGCCAGCGGCGCGTACGGCGTCGGCGACTGTGATTGCCAAGCATGTGACGCGCGAAGAATCCCAGCCGGTTCAGGACGCGCCGCCGTCCCCAGCCGCCAACGCTGATCCGCTCATCGGCCAGGTGTTGGAAGGGAAGTATCAAATTCAGTCCAAGATTGGGCAGGGCGCAACCGGGGCGATTTACCGCGCCGAACGCATCAACATCGGCGACTGTGTGGCGGTCAAGGTGCTTAAACCGGAGTTCGCAGAGGACTACACGGCTGCGGAGCGCTTTCGCCGGGAGGCGCTGGCGTTGGGGCGAATTCGCCATCCCAACGTCATCGCCATCTATGACTACTTTGAACGCCCGGGCCAAGACAACCGACCCGCCTCGATTTTTCTGGTGATGGAGCTGTTGTCGGGGAAAACGCTGCGGGATGTCCTGCGGCAGGAGCAGGTACTTGACATCCGCCGCGCCGTTCGTCTGATGGTGCAGGTTTGTTCAGCGCTGCATGTCGCCCACGAGCGCAATGTGATTCACCGCGACCTCAAGCCCGAAAACATCATGATTGAACAGTATGACCGCCGGCAGGAAATGGTCAAGGTAATTGACTTTGGGTTGGCGCGCCTGCGGCTCACCGGTAAACTCATCAAAACATTGACGGAACGAGGGCGCGTCGCTGGAACGCCGTACTACATGGCTCCAGAGCAGTGGATGGATCGGCCGCTTGACGCGCGGACGGATGTGTATGCGCTAGGGATTATTTGCTACGAAATGCTAACAGGGCGCGTGCCGTTCAATGCGGAAAACGTCATGCAGCTTGCCAGCAAACACGTCAAAACGCCGCCGCAGCCGCCAATTGAACTCCGCCGCGACTTACCGCGGGGGCTTTCACAGGCCGTTCTCAAGGCGCTGGCCAAACACCCACAGGAACGCCCGGCCACAGCGCTGGAATTCGCTGACGAGCTTCAGCGCGGGTTGCTCAGTTAG
- a CDS encoding OmpA family protein produces the protein MTHRVFSLCLLAATAVVFGPACATKKYVRTTIDERVAPLEGRTEELEQSVARNTSAIRELDTRLSARIDTVSARAEEANTRAQAAERKAEEAKLEVERTNTRLTETARAVDDFIEVKVVSVYFQTNRYDLSPEAKAELDALAALAKSRKGIRIELLGFADRRGSEARNLTLTENRAKAVKLYLYNVHKIEPWRIEYIGAGKINDNARTPEELQRNRRVDVRLLANRVVTEAEGK, from the coding sequence ATGACACATCGGGTGTTCTCTCTATGCTTGTTGGCCGCCACAGCGGTGGTCTTTGGTCCAGCCTGCGCGACAAAGAAGTACGTACGCACCACCATTGATGAACGAGTGGCCCCGCTCGAAGGGCGCACGGAAGAGCTTGAACAGTCCGTAGCGCGGAATACATCAGCGATTCGGGAGTTGGACACACGGCTATCGGCGCGGATTGACACGGTCAGCGCGCGCGCCGAAGAAGCCAATACGCGGGCGCAAGCCGCTGAGCGCAAGGCGGAGGAAGCCAAGCTGGAAGTCGAACGCACCAATACCCGTCTGACCGAGACGGCGCGCGCTGTGGACGATTTCATTGAAGTCAAGGTCGTTTCGGTTTATTTCCAAACCAACCGCTACGACCTCAGCCCGGAAGCCAAGGCGGAACTGGATGCGCTGGCGGCGCTTGCCAAGTCGCGGAAGGGCATTCGGATTGAGTTACTAGGGTTCGCCGACCGGCGCGGCAGTGAAGCCCGCAACCTGACGCTGACTGAGAATCGCGCAAAGGCCGTCAAGCTTTATCTCTACAACGTTCACAAAATCGAGCCGTGGCGGATTGAGTACATTGGCGCGGGTAAGATTAACGACAATGCGCGGACGCCGGAGGAGTTACAGCGCAATCGTCGGGTGGATGTGCGTTTGTTGGCGAATCGCGTAGTGACGGAAGCTGAGGGAAAGTGA